The Medicago truncatula cultivar Jemalong A17 chromosome 4, MtrunA17r5.0-ANR, whole genome shotgun sequence genome includes a region encoding these proteins:
- the LOC11427115 gene encoding uncharacterized protein, which produces MSVSLTVMTLNLHDDEPQDSPNSWDKRRDICISVITSYSPIILCTQQGVKTQLDFLQQGLPGYDQFGVSRKGPQDTTDEHCTIFYDKEKVELLEGGTFWLSESPSVPGSISWGSEVPCIATWATFQLKGVEPPGFSFQIVNTNMDELSARARRRSALLTWQHIASLPPSLPVVYCGVFNTQKESTTGRFLLGRSREHGVVGDMRDAWPSARVRKNVSLIRTYHGFKGDKQGTVEYLKLIFRALCLCWDRQTQDLHVDWILFRGRSLIPVSCEVVNDNIDGCYPSSHFPIFSEFMLPRTVRMLESPVQEDN; this is translated from the exons atgaGTGTATCTTTGACTGTTATGACCTTGAATCTTCATGATGATGAACCACAAGATAGTCCTAATTCATGGGACAAAAGAAGAGACATATGCATAAGTGTTATTACCAGTTACTCCCCCATCATCCTTTGTACTCAACAAG GAGTGAAGACACAATTGGATTTTCTCCAGCAAGGTTTGCCAG GCTATGATCAGTTTGGCGTATCACGAAAAGGGCCACAAGATACAACTGATGAGCATTGCACTATCTTCTATGACAAGGAAAAG gtagaGCTTCTAGAAGGTGGAACATTTTGGTTGTCTGAGTCTCCGTCTGTACCTGGAAGCATATCGTGGGGTTCCGAAGTTCCTTGCATCGCAACATGGGCT ACATTTCAACTAAAAGGAGTTGAGCCACCAGGATTCTCATTTCAGATAGTAAATACAAACATGGATGAGCTCAGTGCTCGTGCCCGTAGACGAAGTGCGTTACTCACATGGCAGCACATTGCATCCTTACCCCCTAGCCTACCAGTTGTGTACTGTGGAGTATTCAATACACAAAAAGAATCAACTACTGGACGTTTCCTTCTTGGAAGATCAAG AGAGCATGGTGTAGTTGGGGATATGAGGGATGCATGGCCTAGTGCGCGTGTAAGGAAAAATGTTTCTCTAATCCGCACTTATCACGGATTCAAGG GTGACAAACAAGGAACCGTTGAATACCTCAAGTTAATTTTTAGAGCGCTCTGCCTCTGCTGGGATCGGCAAACACAAGATCTTCACGTTGATTGGATCCTTTTCAGAGGTAGATCTCTTATTCCTGTTTCATGTGAAGTGGTGAATGATAATATTGATGGATGCTATCCTTCATCTCATTTTCCTATATTTTCCGAGTTTATGCTCCCTCGCACGGTACGGATGCTAGAATCACCGGTACAAGAGGACAACTAA
- the LOC11439557 gene encoding leucine aminopeptidase 1: MAAIASAIVIAFSKSSSSSLFLTSRIRFASFPKRSFHSTTKLMSQSRYTTLGLTHPTNIEAPKISFSATDVDVTEWKGDILAVGVTEKDLTRDAKSRFENSILNKIDLKLDGLLSEASSEEDFSGKVGQSTVVRIKGLGSKRVGLIGLGQLPSTTALYKGLGEAVVAVAKSAQASNVAIVLASSEGLSSESKLSTAYAIASGAVLGLFEDQRYKSESKKPAVRSIDIIGLGTGPDLEKKLKYAGDVSSGIIFGRELVNSPANVLTPGVLAEEASKVASTYSDVFTAKILDADQCKELKMGSYLGVAAASANPPRFIHLTYKPPSGSVKVKLALVGKGLTFDSGGYNIKTGPGCSIELMKFDMGGSAAVLGAAKALGQIKPLGVEVHFIVAACENMISGTGMRPGDVVTASNGKTIEVNNTDAEGRLTLADALVYACNQGVEKIIDLATLTGACVVALGPSIAGVFSPNDELVKEVLEASEVSGEKLWRLPIEESYWESMKSGVADMVNTGGRPGGSITAALFLKQFVDEKVQWLHIDMAGPVWNDKKRSATGFGVSTLVEWVLKNSS, from the exons ATGGCGGCCATAGCTTCTGCCATTGTTATTGCTTTCTCAAAATCTTcgtcttcttctctctttctcactTCGCGTATTCGTTTTGCTTCATTTCCTAAACGAAGCTTTCATTCAACGACGAAGCTTATGTCTCAGTCACGTTACACCACTCTCGGCCTCACTCACCCCACCAACATCGAAGCCCCTAAG ATCTCTTTTTCTGCTACGGATGTTGATGTGACTGAATGGAAAGGAGATATACTAGCAGTGGGTGTTACTGAGAAAGATTTAACAAGAGATGCTAAATCGAGATTCGAGAATTCGATTTTGAACAAGATTGATTTGAAGTTGGATGGTTTGTTATCTGAAGCTTCTTCTGAAGAGGATTTCTCTGGTAAAGTTGGTCAATCAACGGTTGTTAGGATTAAAGGACTTGGATCAAAGAGGGTTGGTTTGATCGGTCTTGGTCAGTTACCTTCAACTACTGCACTGTATAAGGGTCTTGGTGAGGCTGTTGTCGCGGTTGCTAAGTCTGCTCAGGCAAGCAATGTTGCTATTGTTCTTGCCTCTTCTGAAGGACTTTCTTCGGAATCAAAGCTTAGTACTGCTTATGCAATTGCATCTG GGGCTGTGCTGGGATTATTTGAAGATCAAAGATACAAGTCAGAATCAAAGAAACCAGCAGTTAGATCCATTGACATTATTGGTCTTGGAACGGGGCCTGATTTGGAAAAAAAGCTCAAGTATGCTGGAGATGTTTCTTCTGGAATAATTTTTGGAAGGGAGCTTGTAAACTCTCCTGCCAATGTTCTCACACCAG GGGTGTTGGCAGAAGAGGCATCTAAGGTTGCTTCCACCTACAGTGATGTTTTCACCGCTAAAATATTAGATGCTGATCAGTGCAAGGAATTGAAAATGGGGTCCTATCTAGGTGTTGCTGCAGCCTCGGCAAATCCTCCTCGTTTTATCCATCTTACTTACAAACCTCCAAGTGGATCTGTCAAGGTCAAGCTGGCTTTGGTTGGAAAAGGTTTGACTTTTGATAG TGGTGGCTACAACATTAAGACTGGACCTGGCTGTTCAATTGAACTCATGAAATTTGATATGGGTGGTTCAGCCGCAGTTTTAGGCGCTGCAAAAGCACTTGGTCAAATCAAACCTCTTGGGGTGGAG GTTCATTTTATAGTTGCAGCTTGTGAGAATATGATCAGTGGAACAGGTATGAGGCCTGGAGATGTTGTCACAGCTTCAAATGGAAAAACTATTGAG GTGAACAACACTGATGCTGAGGGAAGACTCACACTGGCAGATGCTCTGGTATATGCTTGTAACCAAGGTGTTGAAAAG ATTATTGATTTGGCAACCTTAACTGGGGCATGTGTAGTTGCTCTTGGGCCCTCCATTGCAG GTGTGTTTTCACCCAATGATGAACTAGTAAAAGAAGTTTTGGAAGCTTCTGAAGTGAGTGGGGAGAAACTATGGCGGCTGCCAATAGAGGAAAGCTACTGGGAATCAATGAAATCAGGAGTGGCTGATATGGTAAACACTGGTGGTAGACCAGGTGGTTCTATTACTGCTGCTCTTTTCCTGAAACAG TTTGTTGATGAAAAGGTTCAATGGTTGCATATTGACATGGCTGGTCCTGTGTGGAATGACAAGAAGCGCTCAGCAACAGGATTTGGCGTTTCTACTCTAGTGGAATGGGTTTTGAAAAATTCTTCTTAA